The following proteins are co-located in the Robbsia betulipollinis genome:
- the ybgF gene encoding tol-pal system protein YbgF — translation MQRKSLRFNLSRTAFVALTAWGALFAAPAHAFSDDDARKAILELRSRLDTTNNQLSAAQRAVIDLQNRLDQAQQQIATVRGQNEELTNQLATVQSTQKDYYADLDARLKKFEPQQQTVDGVQGTVQPGETEAFNAALQQFRSGDFKGAGGAFSEFVKRYPQSPYKPTALFWLGNAYYAQRDYAKSTATLKSVIDGYPTHPRAAEALLAIANNQAEQGQASAARKTLQQVITQYAGSPSAQAAQDRLAKLH, via the coding sequence ATGCAACGAAAATCGCTCCGTTTCAACCTGTCCCGGACGGCTTTCGTTGCGCTGACTGCCTGGGGGGCGCTGTTCGCGGCGCCTGCCCATGCCTTCAGCGACGACGACGCACGCAAGGCGATTCTCGAACTGCGTTCGCGGCTGGATACCACCAACAATCAACTGAGCGCTGCCCAGCGTGCGGTCATCGATCTGCAGAACCGGCTCGACCAGGCGCAGCAGCAAATCGCGACGGTGCGCGGCCAGAACGAAGAGCTGACCAACCAGCTCGCCACCGTGCAAAGCACGCAAAAAGACTATTACGCGGATCTCGACGCGCGTCTGAAAAAATTCGAGCCGCAGCAACAGACCGTCGACGGCGTCCAGGGCACCGTGCAGCCCGGCGAGACCGAGGCGTTCAATGCTGCGCTCCAGCAGTTCCGTAGCGGCGACTTCAAGGGCGCCGGCGGCGCCTTCAGCGAATTCGTCAAACGCTATCCGCAGAGCCCGTACAAGCCGACCGCCCTCTTCTGGCTGGGCAACGCGTACTACGCGCAGCGCGACTACGCGAAATCGACCGCCACGCTCAAGAGCGTGATCGACGGCTATCCGACGCACCCGCGCGCGGCCGAGGCATTGCTGGCGATCGCCAACAACCAGGCGGAACAGGGCCAGGCAAGCGCGGCGCGCAAAACCTTGCAGCAAGTGATCACGCAGTACGCGGGTTCGCCGTCTGCGCAGGCGGCGCAGGATCGTCTGGCCAAGCTGCACTGA
- the pal gene encoding peptidoglycan-associated lipoprotein Pal: MVRELRGILAVSLVGLLAACHSGVKLDKDANGNGAGAGYGTQPNPNAVSQVNVDPLNDPNSPLAKRSVYFDFNSYAVSDQYQSLLQQHAEYLKAHPERHVLIQGNTDQRGSSEYNLALGQKRATAVQRTLETLGVPASQTEAVSLGKEKPMAEGTDEDAYAQNRRADLNYQ, translated from the coding sequence ATGGTACGTGAGCTACGCGGGATCCTGGCCGTCAGTCTGGTTGGCCTTCTGGCCGCTTGTCACTCGGGCGTCAAGCTGGACAAGGATGCGAACGGCAATGGCGCCGGCGCCGGATACGGTACGCAACCGAACCCGAACGCCGTGTCGCAGGTCAACGTCGACCCGCTGAACGATCCGAACAGCCCGCTTGCCAAGCGCAGCGTGTATTTCGACTTCAACAGCTATGCCGTCAGCGACCAATATCAATCGCTGCTGCAACAGCATGCCGAATACCTGAAGGCGCACCCGGAACGGCACGTGCTGATCCAGGGCAACACCGACCAGCGCGGTTCGAGCGAGTACAACCTGGCCCTGGGCCAGAAGCGCGCGACCGCCGTGCAGCGTACGCTGGAAACGCTGGGCGTCCCCGCCTCGCAGACCGAAGCGGTCAGCCTGGGCAAGGAAAAGCCGATGGCCGAAGGTACGGATGAAGATGCATACGCACAGAACCGCCGTGCAGACCTGAACTACCAGTAA
- the tolB gene encoding Tol-Pal system beta propeller repeat protein TolB: MNSVAKFGLKALVTSCLFASIGAAHAQLTIDISGVGSNLYPIAIANFKNENASAQQIAAVIRADLARSGRFSNIDPGATPVGETDSVDLGSWKARGANAFVSGSVTPTANGQFDVRFRLYDTATQQSLGGLSLVSPASGLRMSAHKVADYIYEKLMGVRGVFATRLSYVVKSGGRYQLQISDSDGQNANIALSSPEPIISPVWSPNGTKVAYVSFEKKKPVVYVHDLPTGRRTVVANQKGDNSAPAWAPDGQHLAVALSQDGNTQIYMVNADGSGLHRLSNGSTIDTEPTFSPDGRAVYFTSDRGGAPQIYKMSASGERSGGGAQRVTFKGSYNTSPKVSPDGKLLAYISQGGGGFKLYVQDLSTGEVNALTDTNHDESPSFAANGQYILYATRSGGRGVLAAVSTDGRIKQILSVRGGEVREPSWGPFMQ, from the coding sequence ATGAATTCAGTCGCCAAATTCGGTCTCAAGGCACTCGTCACTTCCTGCCTGTTCGCGAGCATCGGCGCGGCCCACGCGCAACTCACGATCGATATCTCCGGGGTCGGATCCAATCTGTATCCGATCGCCATCGCCAATTTCAAGAACGAAAACGCCAGCGCGCAGCAGATCGCCGCGGTGATCCGGGCCGATCTGGCGCGCAGCGGACGTTTCTCGAATATCGATCCGGGCGCGACGCCCGTCGGCGAGACCGATTCCGTCGACCTGGGAAGCTGGAAGGCGCGCGGTGCGAACGCGTTCGTCTCGGGCAGCGTGACGCCCACCGCCAACGGCCAGTTCGACGTGCGCTTCCGCCTGTATGACACCGCCACCCAGCAAAGTCTCGGAGGCTTGTCCCTGGTCAGCCCGGCGAGCGGACTGCGGATGAGCGCCCACAAGGTGGCCGACTATATCTATGAAAAGCTGATGGGCGTGCGCGGCGTGTTCGCCACCCGCCTCTCCTACGTGGTGAAAAGCGGCGGCCGCTACCAATTGCAGATTTCCGATTCCGATGGCCAGAACGCGAACATCGCGCTCTCCAGCCCGGAGCCGATCATCTCGCCGGTCTGGTCCCCCAACGGCACCAAGGTGGCATACGTTTCTTTCGAGAAAAAGAAGCCGGTGGTCTACGTTCATGACCTTCCCACCGGACGCAGGACCGTGGTGGCGAACCAGAAAGGCGACAACAGCGCGCCGGCCTGGGCCCCGGACGGGCAGCATCTGGCGGTCGCACTGTCGCAAGATGGCAACACCCAGATTTATATGGTCAATGCCGACGGCTCGGGGCTGCACAGGCTGTCAAATGGCAGTACGATCGACACCGAACCGACCTTTTCGCCCGATGGCCGCGCGGTGTACTTCACCAGCGACCGTGGCGGCGCGCCCCAGATCTACAAAATGTCCGCCAGCGGGGAACGTTCTGGCGGCGGGGCGCAGCGCGTGACGTTCAAGGGTAGCTACAACACCAGTCCGAAAGTCAGCCCCGATGGCAAGCTGCTTGCCTATATCTCGCAGGGCGGCGGTGGATTCAAGTTGTACGTCCAGGATCTCAGCACGGGTGAGGTGAACGCGCTCACCGACACCAACCATGACGAATCGCCTAGTTTTGCGGCCAATGGGCAGTACATCCTGTACGCCACGCGGTCCGGGGGGCGTGGTGTGCTGGCAGCCGTTTCGACAGACGGCCGCATCAAGCAGATTCTGTCGGTTCGGGGCGGCGAAGTTCGTGAGCCGTCCTGGGGCCCATTCATGCAATAA
- the tolA gene encoding cell envelope integrity protein TolA encodes MRSENHSESAQVSDTGRGAPEGPDRAESRREAGLGRAFAFAALIHLLLFAFLYFGIQRPVTDSSGVQAEIWTEVPPELQTPPPTTRHTPIPAVPTPAAPPPPPPPRVKAAPAPAATAQAEDAEIALEKKRRQQESEHQAALVQQQRLKQEQAARDAAAAERQQEAAARQRDAQNAKQAKADAQHRQQLAQEQAELAAQQAQKEAQKEAQQKKQQQLAQQKAAQAADAKRDAQKQAQAAAEQAAEEKQAQEKAAAQKAAQAKQAAKTAAQAAEKVQQAKAAAAAKRQADQARESRLAALQGMAATGGTAGGGGAGSTGTGSGSGTASAGYADKVRRRVIPNLIYAGSTEGNPVAIVAVTCAPDGRLLSRHLTKSSGNAAWDEAVMKAIDASDPMPRDDDGKAPRSFSVRMRPLDAK; translated from the coding sequence ATGAGAAGCGAAAACCATAGCGAATCCGCCCAGGTAAGCGACACGGGCCGCGGCGCTCCGGAAGGTCCCGATCGCGCGGAGTCGCGCCGCGAGGCTGGCCTCGGCCGTGCGTTCGCGTTCGCGGCGTTGATCCACCTGCTGCTGTTCGCCTTCCTCTACTTCGGCATCCAGCGTCCGGTCACCGATTCCTCCGGCGTGCAGGCGGAAATCTGGACCGAGGTGCCGCCGGAGCTGCAGACGCCGCCACCCACGACGCGCCACACCCCGATACCCGCCGTCCCGACGCCGGCCGCCCCGCCGCCGCCGCCGCCGCCGCGCGTCAAAGCCGCGCCCGCGCCGGCTGCCACCGCGCAAGCCGAGGATGCGGAAATCGCCCTCGAAAAAAAACGGCGCCAGCAGGAATCCGAGCACCAGGCCGCGCTCGTCCAGCAACAACGGTTGAAGCAGGAACAAGCGGCACGGGACGCCGCGGCGGCCGAACGCCAGCAGGAGGCGGCAGCCAGACAGCGTGACGCGCAGAACGCCAAGCAGGCCAAGGCCGACGCGCAGCACAGGCAGCAACTGGCGCAGGAGCAGGCGGAACTGGCTGCGCAGCAGGCGCAGAAAGAGGCACAAAAAGAAGCGCAGCAGAAGAAACAGCAGCAGCTCGCACAACAAAAGGCCGCGCAAGCGGCCGATGCGAAGCGTGACGCGCAGAAGCAGGCGCAAGCCGCGGCAGAACAGGCGGCGGAAGAAAAGCAGGCACAGGAAAAAGCGGCCGCGCAAAAGGCCGCACAAGCCAAGCAGGCCGCGAAGACCGCGGCCCAGGCAGCGGAGAAAGTCCAGCAGGCGAAGGCCGCCGCGGCAGCGAAGCGCCAGGCGGATCAGGCGCGTGAATCGCGGCTCGCTGCGTTGCAGGGCATGGCTGCCACCGGCGGGACGGCGGGCGGCGGCGGCGCCGGGTCTACCGGCACGGGTTCCGGTTCCGGCACGGCCTCCGCCGGCTACGCGGACAAGGTCAGGCGCCGCGTGATCCCCAACCTGATCTATGCAGGCAGCACGGAAGGCAACCCGGTGGCAATCGTCGCGGTGACCTGCGCTCCGGACGGCCGGCTCCTGAGCCGGCACCTGACGAAGTCGAGCGGCAACGCCGCCTGGGACGAAGCGGTCATGAAAGCCATCGACGCGTCGGACCCGATGCCGCGCGACGACGACGGCAAGGCGCCGCGCAGCTTCAGCGTGCGCATGCGCCCGCTCGACGCCAAGTAA
- the tolR gene encoding protein TolR — MAGSMRSSMRGGRGRRAMSDINVVPYIDVMLVLLVIFMVTAPLVTPAVVDLPTVGGTAAAQQTPPVIVNVRADGTMSVRYKDEGGAAQELPMTQSDLTAFLQQRQQASPDQPVVIAGDKAVRYEKVMNVMSELKTQGIKRVGLLVKSQ, encoded by the coding sequence ATGGCAGGTTCGATGCGATCCAGCATGCGCGGCGGCCGCGGCCGGCGGGCGATGTCCGACATCAACGTCGTGCCGTATATCGACGTCATGCTTGTGCTCCTGGTGATCTTCATGGTCACCGCGCCCCTGGTGACGCCGGCGGTGGTCGATCTGCCGACCGTGGGCGGCACGGCCGCCGCGCAGCAAACGCCACCGGTGATCGTCAATGTCCGGGCGGACGGCACGATGTCGGTGCGCTACAAGGACGAGGGCGGCGCCGCGCAGGAACTGCCGATGACGCAGTCCGACCTGACGGCCTTCCTGCAACAGCGCCAGCAAGCCTCGCCCGATCAGCCGGTGGTGATCGCCGGAGACAAGGCGGTGCGTTATGAAAAAGTCATGAACGTGATGTCGGAGCTCAAGACGCAGGGCATCAAGCGCGTGGGGTTGCTCGTCAAATCGCAATGA
- the tolQ gene encoding protein TolQ encodes MTPTEDLSIVSLVLHASLLAQAVMALLLVLSLVSWTFIFRKWATIRRARAQTERFERDFWSGGDLNALYQSAAHNRHTIGALERIFEAGMREFLKGKERRGGDPAAILDGARRAMRASFQRELDILETNLPYLASVGSVSPYIGLFGTVWGIMNSFRGLANVQQATLANVAPGIAEALVATAIGLFAAIPAVVAYNRFATDVDRLAIRFETFIEEFSNILQRQAA; translated from the coding sequence ATGACTCCTACCGAAGATCTGTCGATCGTTTCCCTCGTGTTGCACGCCAGCCTGCTCGCGCAGGCGGTCATGGCGCTGCTCCTCGTGCTGTCCCTGGTTTCCTGGACGTTCATCTTCCGCAAGTGGGCGACGATTCGCCGCGCCCGGGCGCAGACCGAACGCTTCGAGCGCGACTTCTGGTCGGGCGGCGACCTCAACGCCCTGTACCAGAGCGCGGCACACAACCGTCATACGATCGGCGCGCTGGAACGCATCTTCGAGGCGGGCATGCGCGAGTTCCTCAAGGGCAAGGAGCGCCGCGGCGGCGATCCGGCGGCCATCCTGGACGGCGCCCGGCGGGCGATGCGCGCGTCGTTCCAGCGCGAACTCGATATCCTCGAAACCAACCTGCCGTATCTGGCATCGGTCGGCTCGGTGAGCCCGTATATCGGTCTGTTCGGCACGGTGTGGGGCATCATGAATTCCTTTCGCGGCCTCGCGAACGTCCAGCAGGCCACGCTCGCGAACGTCGCGCCCGGCATCGCCGAGGCGCTGGTCGCCACGGCGATCGGCCTGTTCGCGGCGATTCCGGCGGTCGTCGCCTACAACCGTTTTGCGACCGACGTGGATCGCCTGGCGATCCGCTTCGAGACCTTCATCGAAGAGTTTTCGAACATTTTGCAGCGTCAGGCTGCCTGA
- the ybgC gene encoding tol-pal system-associated acyl-CoA thioesterase has product MPRMNSDPPLQDPPPAFVWMNRIYYEDTDAGGIVFYANYLKFFERARTEWLRAGGIDQHALSERSGTLFVVRRTAVEYLAPARLDDLLRIDSRITRLGRASVEFMQTATSGTAALATGTILVACVDRVRMRPTALPPQVVAALTVPVPVPARMSI; this is encoded by the coding sequence ATTCCGCGCATGAATTCCGACCCGCCGCTGCAGGATCCGCCCCCCGCTTTCGTATGGATGAATCGGATCTACTACGAGGACACCGACGCCGGCGGCATTGTGTTCTATGCCAACTATCTGAAGTTTTTCGAGCGGGCGCGTACCGAATGGCTGCGCGCGGGCGGCATCGACCAGCACGCGCTGAGCGAGCGCTCGGGCACGCTGTTCGTGGTGCGGCGTACCGCGGTCGAGTATCTCGCGCCGGCCCGCCTCGACGACCTGTTGCGCATCGACAGCCGGATTACGCGGCTCGGCCGCGCCTCGGTCGAATTCATGCAGACCGCGACATCGGGCACGGCCGCGCTGGCAACCGGAACCATTCTGGTGGCCTGCGTCGACCGCGTTCGGATGCGGCCGACGGCGCTGCCGCCGCAGGTCGTCGCGGCACTGACAGTGCCGGTGCCCGTGCCGGCGAGAATGTCGATCTGA
- the glyA gene encoding serine hydroxymethyltransferase, giving the protein MFAKEKYALETVDPEVFAAIGQENQRQEDHIELIASENYTSPAVMAAQGSQLTNKYAEGYPGKRYYGGCEYVDIVEQLAIDRVKALFGAEAANVQPNSGSQANQGVFFAMLKPGDTIMGMSLAHGGHLTHGSPVNMSGKWFDVVSYGLNEAEDIDYDAAERLAAERKPKILVAGASAFSLKIDFERLAAIAKSVGAYFMVDMAHYAGLIAAGVYPNPVPHADFVTTTTHKSLRGPRGGVILTRAEFEKPINSAIFPGIQGGPLMHVIAGKAVAFKEAAGDDFKRYQQQVVDNARVLAETLVARGLRIVSGRTESHVMLVDLRAKQITGKEAEAALGAAHITVNKNAIPNDPEKPFVTSGVRVGSPAMTTRGFGVEEARRVGELMADVLEQPRDEANLARVRESVGELTKRFPVYG; this is encoded by the coding sequence ATGTTCGCAAAAGAAAAGTACGCGCTTGAGACCGTCGATCCGGAAGTGTTCGCGGCCATTGGGCAGGAAAACCAGCGTCAGGAAGATCACATCGAGTTGATCGCTTCGGAAAACTACACCAGCCCGGCCGTGATGGCCGCCCAGGGTTCGCAGTTGACCAACAAGTATGCCGAGGGTTATCCGGGCAAGCGTTACTACGGCGGCTGCGAATATGTCGACATCGTCGAGCAGCTCGCCATCGACCGGGTCAAGGCGCTGTTCGGCGCCGAGGCCGCGAACGTCCAGCCGAATTCGGGTTCGCAAGCCAATCAGGGCGTGTTCTTCGCGATGCTCAAGCCGGGTGACACGATCATGGGCATGAGCCTCGCGCATGGCGGCCATCTCACACACGGCTCGCCGGTCAATATGTCGGGCAAGTGGTTCGACGTGGTCAGTTACGGCTTGAACGAGGCCGAGGACATCGACTACGACGCGGCTGAACGGCTGGCGGCGGAGCGCAAGCCGAAGATCCTCGTGGCGGGCGCGTCGGCGTTCTCGCTGAAGATCGATTTCGAACGGCTCGCGGCGATCGCGAAGTCGGTCGGCGCGTACTTCATGGTCGATATGGCGCACTACGCCGGGCTGATCGCCGCGGGCGTCTACCCGAACCCGGTGCCGCACGCGGACTTCGTCACTACCACCACGCACAAGAGTCTGCGCGGCCCGCGTGGCGGCGTCATCCTGACCCGTGCGGAGTTCGAGAAGCCGATCAACTCGGCGATCTTTCCGGGCATCCAGGGCGGCCCGCTGATGCATGTGATCGCGGGCAAGGCGGTGGCCTTCAAGGAAGCCGCGGGCGACGACTTCAAGCGCTATCAGCAGCAGGTCGTCGACAACGCCCGCGTGCTCGCCGAGACGCTGGTCGCGCGCGGACTGCGCATCGTCTCGGGCCGCACCGAAAGCCACGTGATGCTGGTCGACCTGCGTGCCAAGCAGATCACCGGCAAGGAAGCGGAAGCCGCGTTGGGCGCCGCCCACATCACCGTGAACAAGAACGCGATCCCGAACGACCCGGAAAAGCCGTTCGTCACCAGCGGCGTCCGGGTGGGCTCGCCGGCGATGACGACGCGCGGTTTCGGTGTCGAGGAAGCGCGCCGCGTCGGCGAGTTGATGGCGGATGTGCTCGAGCAGCCGCGGGACGAGGCGAATCTGGCCCGGGTGCGGGAGTCGGTCGGGGAACTGACGAAGCGCTTTCCCGTCTACGGCTGA
- the nrdR gene encoding transcriptional regulator NrdR, producing MRCPFCRHEDTQVVDSRVSEDGAAIRRRRRCPSCDKRFTTYERSELALPALVKRDGSRVEFDRRKVAASMQLALRKRPVSADALADAIAGIEFQLLATGEREVKSDAVGELVMQALGRLDKVAYVRFASVYRQFEDVSDFQDVIEEFNRTSTPAPGTRD from the coding sequence ATGCGCTGCCCGTTTTGCCGGCATGAGGACACCCAGGTGGTGGACTCGCGCGTGTCGGAGGACGGCGCGGCGATCCGCCGCCGACGGCGCTGCCCGTCCTGCGACAAACGCTTCACGACCTACGAGCGCTCCGAGCTGGCGCTGCCCGCGCTCGTCAAGCGCGATGGCAGCCGGGTCGAGTTCGACCGACGCAAGGTTGCCGCGAGCATGCAGCTCGCGCTGCGCAAGCGCCCGGTCAGCGCCGACGCGCTGGCCGATGCGATCGCCGGTATCGAATTCCAGCTGCTCGCCACCGGCGAGCGCGAGGTCAAGAGCGATGCGGTGGGCGAACTCGTGATGCAGGCGCTGGGTCGTCTCGACAAGGTGGCCTACGTCCGCTTCGCCTCGGTCTATCGGCAATTCGAGGACGTGTCCGATTTCCAGGACGTCATCGAGGAGTTCAACCGCACCAGCACGCCGGCGCCGGGCACGCGCGACTAG
- a CDS encoding GspH/FimT family pseudopilin, with protein MLADPVSSLPVRGVRSCPCRYAGLRRHASTRYARGVRHCRCQAFSLLESLLVLALVCGLATFVWPVFTDAVRRFRVEWTTHALVSAVSYARAEAVRRGASVTLCRSDAQDRCSTQPRECAGRTAPGHDWRCGWAVVAGRRAGRARPAAPLPVLRRFSAPRGVAVIGTRASQSLTFRPPSGLAPGTTSHIEVLASTPSDRRAGAPRDARLARLNRCLYIGLSGRVRVSESACTSVRK; from the coding sequence ATGCTCGCTGATCCCGTTTCGTCGTTGCCCGTTCGCGGCGTGCGCTCCTGCCCATGCCGGTATGCGGGGCTGCGTCGACATGCTTCGACGCGGTACGCGCGCGGTGTCCGGCACTGTCGATGTCAGGCGTTCTCGCTACTGGAATCCCTGCTGGTGCTCGCGCTGGTGTGCGGTCTGGCGACCTTCGTCTGGCCGGTGTTCACCGACGCCGTGCGCCGGTTTCGCGTCGAATGGACGACCCACGCGCTGGTCAGCGCCGTGAGCTACGCGCGCGCCGAGGCGGTGCGTCGCGGCGCGTCGGTGACGTTGTGCCGCAGTGATGCGCAGGATCGCTGTTCGACCCAGCCTCGCGAATGCGCGGGACGGACCGCGCCGGGGCACGACTGGCGCTGCGGCTGGGCAGTCGTTGCGGGGCGTCGCGCGGGGCGCGCGCGCCCGGCCGCACCCCTGCCGGTGCTGCGGCGTTTTTCCGCGCCGCGGGGCGTGGCGGTGATCGGTACGCGCGCGTCTCAGTCGCTGACCTTTCGGCCACCGTCCGGCCTCGCCCCGGGAACGACGAGCCATATCGAAGTGCTGGCGAGCACCCCCTCGGACCGTCGGGCGGGCGCACCGCGCGACGCCCGTCTCGCGCGGCTGAACCGGTGTCTGTACATCGGCCTGAGCGGACGGGTTCGCGTGAGCGAGAGCGCCTGCACCTCGGTGCGAAAATGA
- a CDS encoding type IV pilin protein produces MTMHAPTRGMTLIETMLALLIAALVSAYAVPAYREYVARGHRQSAVHALYACALQREAGDGEGGAQRSLQGDGAGAEQGGGGACTATTAAYGISVRIAHTGAARDMPVYIIEAMPRSCGPQRADRCGIFTLDALGRRGNRRTDAHGRQTFEGCWSGTRH; encoded by the coding sequence ATGACGATGCATGCACCGACGCGCGGCATGACCCTGATCGAAACCATGCTGGCGCTTCTGATCGCGGCGCTGGTAAGCGCCTACGCGGTGCCGGCCTATCGGGAATACGTGGCGCGCGGCCACCGCCAAAGCGCGGTCCACGCCTTGTACGCCTGCGCATTGCAGCGGGAGGCCGGGGACGGCGAGGGTGGTGCGCAGAGGAGCTTGCAGGGAGACGGTGCCGGTGCCGAGCAGGGCGGGGGCGGAGCATGCACGGCGACGACGGCGGCGTACGGGATTTCAGTGCGGATCGCGCATACGGGAGCCGCGCGGGACATGCCGGTGTACATCATCGAAGCGATGCCGCGATCCTGCGGGCCGCAGCGGGCCGACCGATGCGGCATATTCACGCTGGATGCCCTGGGAAGGCGGGGCAACCGACGCACGGACGCGCATGGCCGTCAGACCTTCGAGGGGTGCTGGAGCGGGACGCGACACTGA
- a CDS encoding DUF883 family protein codes for MTDIKAVLADAEDLLKQAASTTGDRANELREKAMAQLKQAKEKAADVQVIVVEKGKAAARVTDDYVHDHPWQSLGMAAAAGFVVGLLINRK; via the coding sequence ATGACGGATATCAAGGCCGTACTGGCAGACGCGGAAGATCTGCTCAAGCAAGCGGCAAGTACGACGGGTGACCGCGCGAACGAACTTCGCGAAAAAGCAATGGCGCAACTCAAGCAGGCGAAGGAAAAGGCTGCCGACGTACAGGTCATCGTCGTCGAAAAGGGCAAGGCCGCCGCGCGCGTGACCGACGACTACGTCCACGATCACCCGTGGCAGTCGCTGGGCATGGCGGCCGCTGCGGGCTTCGTCGTCGGCCTGCTGATCAATCGCAAATAA
- a CDS encoding flavin reductase family protein, with translation MREAAGREAALPDFDAAVFRQTLAQFATGVTVITTRATNGELLGITASSFNSVSLAPPLILWSLARTASSMPVFRDNAHYVVNVLAAEQVDLCRHFATVKTERFAGIAHRVGTRGLPILDGALAWFECHNRSRYDEGDHTIFVGEVERCGMQPDPATGRPLVFQDGRFHTTGPLAE, from the coding sequence ATGCGCGAAGCCGCCGGGCGGGAAGCCGCCCTTCCCGATTTCGACGCCGCCGTCTTTCGGCAGACGCTGGCGCAGTTCGCCACCGGCGTCACCGTCATCACAACCCGCGCCACGAATGGCGAACTTCTCGGCATCACCGCGAGTTCCTTCAACTCCGTCTCGCTGGCACCACCGCTGATTCTCTGGAGCCTGGCGCGCACCGCCAGTTCGATGCCGGTATTCCGGGACAACGCGCACTATGTCGTCAATGTGCTCGCCGCCGAGCAGGTCGACCTGTGCCGGCATTTCGCGACCGTGAAGACCGAGCGCTTCGCCGGCATCGCGCACCGCGTGGGCACGCGCGGGCTGCCGATCCTCGACGGCGCGCTGGCCTGGTTCGAATGTCATAACCGCAGCCGTTACGACGAGGGCGACCACACCATCTTCGTCGGCGAGGTCGAGCGCTGCGGCATGCAGCCTGATCCCGCCACCGGCCGCCCCCTGGTATTCCAGGACGGCCGCTTCCATACGACAGGCCCGCTGGCCGAATGA
- the msrA gene encoding peptide-methionine (S)-S-oxide reductase MsrA has translation MAQDKETATLGGGCFWCTEAIFLEVAGVSAVESGYAGGHVRQPSYEAVCNGTTGHAEVVRVQFDPAIIAYRDVLAIFFGTHDPTSLNRQGNDVGTQYRSAIFTESDEQARVARETIDALNERKVFDRPIVTEVTPLDGNYFAAEAYHQNYFANHPNQGYCSFVVAPKVAKLRKSFAHRLKRAAG, from the coding sequence ATGGCACAGGACAAGGAAACTGCGACGCTGGGCGGCGGTTGTTTCTGGTGTACGGAAGCGATTTTTCTCGAAGTGGCGGGCGTGAGCGCGGTCGAGTCGGGCTATGCGGGCGGCCACGTCAGACAGCCTTCGTACGAAGCGGTCTGCAACGGCACGACCGGGCACGCGGAAGTGGTACGCGTGCAGTTCGATCCGGCGATCATCGCCTACCGCGACGTGCTGGCAATCTTTTTCGGCACGCATGACCCGACATCGTTGAACCGTCAGGGCAACGATGTCGGCACGCAATACCGTTCGGCGATCTTCACCGAGTCCGACGAGCAGGCGCGCGTCGCACGGGAAACCATCGATGCGCTGAACGAACGGAAGGTCTTCGACCGGCCGATCGTCACCGAAGTCACGCCACTGGACGGCAATTACTTTGCGGCGGAGGCCTACCACCAGAACTACTTCGCGAATCACCCGAACCAGGGATACTGCTCTTTCGTGGTGGCGCCGAAGGTCGCGAAGCTGCGCAAGTCCTTCGCGCACCGGCTGAAACGCGCGGCCGGCTAG
- the bluB gene encoding 5,6-dimethylbenzimidazole synthase, which yields MDPQNAFTPAETAAVYRAIHERRDMRHFVPGTVPPDQLARLIDAAHHAPSVGFMQPWRFVRVTDGDMRRRLHALVEAERRLTAEALGERGDAFMQLKVQGVLDSAEVLVAGLMEGREAHVFGRRTLPEMDLASVACAIQNMWLAARAEGLGLGWVSLFSVADVQRLLGMPEGARPVAILCLGPVERFYDAPMLQTEGWARRQPVERCLAENRWPSAPAETGRATGPEPV from the coding sequence ATGGACCCCCAAAACGCCTTCACCCCCGCCGAGACCGCCGCGGTCTACCGCGCGATCCACGAACGGCGCGACATGCGTCATTTCGTGCCCGGCACGGTGCCGCCGGACCAGCTCGCGCGCCTGATCGACGCTGCGCACCATGCGCCCAGTGTAGGCTTCATGCAGCCCTGGCGCTTCGTGCGCGTCACAGATGGCGACATGCGACGCCGGTTGCATGCCCTGGTCGAAGCCGAGCGCCGACTCACCGCCGAAGCGCTCGGCGAGCGCGGAGATGCGTTCATGCAGTTGAAGGTACAGGGGGTGCTCGACAGCGCCGAGGTACTGGTCGCCGGTCTGATGGAAGGGCGCGAGGCCCATGTGTTCGGCCGCCGCACCTTGCCGGAGATGGACCTCGCATCGGTGGCCTGCGCGATTCAGAACATGTGGCTCGCCGCCCGTGCCGAAGGGCTCGGGCTGGGGTGGGTATCGCTGTTTTCGGTGGCCGACGTGCAGCGCCTGCTGGGTATGCCCGAGGGCGCGCGACCCGTCGCCATCCTCTGCCTCGGTCCGGTCGAACGCTTCTACGACGCGCCCATGCTGCAAACCGAGGGCTGGGCGCGACGCCAGCCGGTGGAGCGCTGCCTTGCGGAAAACCGCTGGCCCTCCGCGCCTGCCGAAACCGGCCGCGCGACGGGACCGGAGCCGGTCTAG